The Chrysiogenia bacterium genome includes the window ACCGGAATCCGCCCCAAACTCACCGATCCGGGCGAGCCCTCCGCCGATTTCGAGATCGCGCGCCTGGGCCCCGGCGGTCGGTTTTTGAGCCTGCGCGGAATCGAGTCCCCGGGCCTGACCGCCGCCCCGGCGCTGGCCGAAGAGATCGCTGAAATCGTTCACAAAATTGCCGTTTGACAGCAGGCGCGCTAAATCGTATTTTTACGATTATGAGCACGCCCAGGCTACAATCCATCGATGGTTGCTGCCCTCCACAAAGCCCTCAAGAGACCGCCTTGGAATTGGGCGGCCCGGAGTCTGATAGCGAACTGGCGATCATGTGCCGGGCGCTGGGGCACCCGGCGCGGCTTCAGATTCTGCGGCTCCTCATCGAAAAGAACGCCTGCGTCTGCGGCGAAATCGTCGACGAGCTGCCACTGGCACAGTCGACGGTTTCCCAGCATCTGAAAGTTCTCAAGGACGCGGGCCTGATCATCGGCGAGATCAAGGGACCGAGTACCTGCTACTGCGTCGATCCCGGCAAGCTGAGGCGACTGCGGATGCTGGTGGCCTCGCTGTAGAGGGCCTCGTCGCCCACTCGAATCAACAATCGTTTCGCGGGAGCAACTGATCCATGGGAATTTT containing:
- a CDS encoding winged helix-turn-helix transcriptional regulator, with the translated sequence MSTPRLQSIDGCCPPQSPQETALELGGPESDSELAIMCRALGHPARLQILRLLIEKNACVCGEIVDELPLAQSTVSQHLKVLKDAGLIIGEIKGPSTCYCVDPGKLRRLRMLVASL